The Candidatus Poribacteria bacterium genome includes a window with the following:
- a CDS encoding site-specific integrase: MKGTRPLDNTEIRKVSEAFSGTFAIRNRCLFMLGVSVGGRISELVALKVDDVWQNGSPVKDLLFDLSIVKGSEVSRAVPVNIDGRQAIEDLIAWHTEIYSDANPIRPLFPSRNGQGSKPMTRIAAHNALKEAFGAAGLNGKLGTHSLRKSYAQRLYEQTNDIYAVQEMLGHKSVVTTQRYLGVNYASVRDASEAMSIHSELNVSTKTLSSVNDASDDALFMELLRRGYDVARLLQKDGSEQSFQRSTEAQKHLSIKNDPYQ, translated from the coding sequence ATGAAAGGTACAAGACCATTAGATAATACCGAAATCCGGAAAGTATCGGAGGCTTTTAGCGGTACCTTTGCCATTCGGAATCGGTGTTTGTTTATGTTAGGCGTATCCGTCGGCGGACGGATTAGCGAGTTGGTTGCTTTGAAAGTGGACGATGTGTGGCAGAATGGCAGCCCTGTTAAAGATTTACTGTTTGATCTGAGTATCGTGAAAGGCAGTGAAGTATCCAGAGCTGTACCTGTGAACATAGATGGCAGGCAGGCGATTGAAGATCTTATTGCTTGGCATACAGAAATATATAGCGATGCCAATCCGATCCGTCCGTTGTTTCCGTCACGGAATGGACAAGGCTCAAAGCCTATGACGAGAATAGCAGCGCACAATGCACTGAAGGAAGCCTTTGGAGCGGCGGGGTTAAATGGAAAACTGGGCACGCATTCCCTACGGAAGTCTTACGCGCAGCGGCTTTATGAACAGACGAATGACATTTATGCCGTGCAAGAGATGTTAGGGCATAAGAGCGTGGTGACGACACAGCGATACTTAGGGGTGAATTACGCCAGCGTCCGGGATGCCTCAGAAGCGATGTCAATCCATTCTGAACTTAACGTAAGTACGAAAACGTTAAGTTCGGTCAATGATGCTTCAGATGACGCACTTTTCATGGAATTGCTCCGTAGAGGGTATGACGTGGCTCGCCTGCTTCAAAAAGATGGATCGGAACAATCTTTTCAACGCTCCACAGAAGCGCAAAAGCACCTGTCAATCAAAAATGATCCTTATCAGTAG
- a CDS encoding zinc ribbon domain-containing protein, translating to MPIFEYHCNDCETEFEVLARIGNTEKLPKCPSCGAQDTKKRFSAFATAGTQKESASDNAT from the coding sequence ATGCCAATTTTTGAATACCATTGCAACGACTGTGAGACTGAGTTTGAAGTGCTTGCGCGCATAGGTAATACCGAGAAACTTCCGAAATGCCCCAGTTGTGGTGCGCAGGACACCAAGAAACGCTTCTCCGCGTTTGCTACCGCTGGGACTCAAAAAGAGTCTGCCAGCGATAACGCTACCTGA
- the holA gene encoding DNA polymerase III subunit delta has translation MKQRPANPPPNILREIQANKVSPVYLLCGEESFLIEGTLKQMLDHLLTPDTRDFNLTFLEDTNITIREILSQADLYPVMSDWRVVVVRDAPFFKVQQRTTPITIIRNAFKVEITDPQKSISTLANLLDVSPQQIAENNFNYANAVDSLIDEVGTKLTDEERGFLERLPGIAQQLDTYTTEVDDTDDIAILLEWLQGDLPKNSVLIFTVQGSVNERNRVVKAIETVGRYRSFEPVEAGPSLNRDPLYKKVSDKFTEYGKQITPRAFSLLRTRTGGDMHTVAEAINKIVNFVGDKTQIDEQDVRNMVTQNAYDSIFDLTDAIGKRAMGQALKSLHEVLASGQEPIPVNSTIARQFRFALQAKLIAERKELRNVHSRMPFRDFTANIFQPLAEEAGSALPKTATHNILKQNPYVAYKIFQTLNAFTVDELVTALEKSLDADAQLKTSNSDATCILEQLVCELCTTPSQRRPTLL, from the coding sequence ATGAAGCAAAGACCCGCAAATCCACCGCCAAATATCCTCCGAGAAATCCAAGCGAATAAAGTTTCACCCGTGTATCTGCTCTGTGGTGAGGAAAGTTTTCTTATTGAGGGAACCCTCAAACAGATGCTTGATCATTTGCTTACACCTGATACGCGCGATTTTAATCTCACTTTTTTAGAGGATACTAATATAACAATTCGAGAAATTTTGAGCCAAGCAGATCTCTATCCAGTCATGTCAGATTGGAGAGTCGTGGTTGTCCGAGACGCGCCTTTCTTTAAGGTTCAGCAACGGACGACACCGATAACAATCATCCGAAATGCATTCAAAGTTGAAATTACAGACCCACAAAAATCTATCTCTACATTGGCAAACCTTTTAGATGTGAGTCCACAACAGATCGCCGAAAATAATTTTAACTACGCAAATGCCGTTGATTCCCTCATTGATGAAGTGGGTACGAAACTCACCGATGAAGAGCGCGGTTTTCTGGAACGTTTGCCTGGTATTGCCCAACAACTTGATACATACACTACAGAAGTTGATGATACCGATGACATAGCCATACTACTTGAATGGCTTCAAGGCGATCTGCCGAAAAATAGTGTTCTGATATTTACGGTACAAGGTTCCGTGAATGAGCGGAACAGAGTTGTTAAAGCCATTGAAACTGTCGGGCGTTATCGGTCTTTCGAGCCTGTCGAGGCTGGACCGTCGTTGAACCGAGACCCGCTCTATAAAAAGGTTTCCGACAAATTTACTGAATATGGTAAGCAGATTACACCGCGAGCGTTCTCTCTACTACGGACTCGAACCGGCGGCGATATGCACACTGTTGCTGAAGCCATCAACAAAATCGTCAATTTTGTTGGCGACAAAACCCAAATTGACGAACAGGATGTCCGGAACATGGTGACACAGAATGCGTATGACAGTATTTTTGATCTTACTGATGCGATCGGGAAACGCGCAATGGGGCAGGCGTTGAAGAGTCTTCATGAGGTGTTAGCAAGCGGCCAAGAACCTATCCCAGTCAACTCAACGATCGCCCGTCAATTCCGGTTTGCGCTCCAAGCGAAGCTCATCGCTGAAAGAAAGGAGCTCCGAAACGTCCACAGCCGGATGCCATTTCGTGATTTTACAGCAAATATATTCCAGCCGCTTGCCGAAGAGGCGGGAAGTGCCTTACCTAAAACCGCTACGCATAATATTCTGAAGCAGAACCCTTATGTTGCTTACAAAATATTTCAGACGCTCAACGCTTTTACGGTTGATGAGTTAGTCACTGCCCTCGAAAAAAGTTTAGATGCAGATGCGCAATTGAAGACGAGCAATTCAGATGCTACGTGCATTTTGGAACAGTTAGTATGTGAACTTTGCACGACACCATCACAGAGAAGACCCACTTTGCTTTAG
- a CDS encoding DUF5694 domain-containing protein produces MKISAKYKFYLLTLLTAVLFAVGIAANDDQTNQSTKDVPQIMKKPTIMILGSKHLANPGMDGFNTKMDDVLAPKRQREIKQLVEQLKTFSPTKIALEIDFSRNAEINAVYQGYLKGTYELKRNEGDQIGYRLAKQLGHLKVYCVDHFRSSKEDPIFKGGIDSDLIDRDAFAKKHNQQHLFGSHPTDPGKVTRDKDGKVWIESEKYEPITDMYIRINQPERIRASQRAYLHSARIGLGDQYPGANWLAHIWYARNLKIFVNLTRITESDDDRILLIIGAGHTFLVQQFLEDSGDYIVESPLKYLEAGAMEAP; encoded by the coding sequence ATGAAAATCTCAGCGAAATACAAATTCTATTTACTGACATTACTCACCGCTGTGTTATTTGCAGTCGGCATAGCTGCAAACGATGATCAGACTAACCAATCTACAAAGGATGTTCCGCAAATAATGAAAAAACCGACGATTATGATTCTCGGCAGTAAGCACTTGGCAAATCCTGGAATGGATGGGTTCAATACAAAAATGGATGATGTGCTCGCACCCAAACGCCAACGCGAAATCAAGCAGTTGGTCGAACAACTCAAAACGTTTAGTCCTACCAAGATAGCACTTGAGATAGATTTTTCACGGAATGCTGAAATCAATGCAGTGTATCAAGGTTATCTGAAAGGAACCTATGAACTTAAACGTAATGAAGGGGACCAGATCGGTTATCGATTAGCAAAACAACTCGGGCATTTGAAGGTATACTGCGTCGATCATTTCCGAAGTAGTAAAGAAGATCCAATCTTTAAAGGTGGTATTGATAGTGATTTGATAGACCGTGATGCGTTTGCGAAAAAGCATAATCAGCAACACTTGTTTGGATCCCATCCGACAGATCCAGGAAAAGTTACACGAGATAAGGATGGTAAGGTCTGGATTGAATCTGAGAAATATGAGCCGATAACCGATATGTATATACGCATCAACCAGCCTGAAAGGATCCGCGCGAGCCAACGAGCGTACTTACACAGTGCCCGTATTGGACTTGGCGACCAATATCCGGGTGCCAATTGGCTTGCCCATATTTGGTATGCGCGGAACCTCAAAATCTTTGTGAACCTGACGCGCATCACCGAATCTGATGATGACCGGATTCTACTGATTATCGGTGCCGGACATACCTTCCTGGTTCAACAGTTCCTTGAAGACTCAGGGGATTACATCGTCGAAAGTCCACTCAAATACTTGGAGGCAGGTGCGATGGAAGCACCTTAA